The Gemmata palustris genome includes a region encoding these proteins:
- a CDS encoding serine hydrolase domain-containing protein, with the protein MKVALTPAFVLAALVSPAPARAADGAPPTSPEVTAALQPYLDNYKIAGIIGIVADKTGKVHYKNLMGFADVEAKKAISEDNVFWIASMTKMFAGASIMMLVDEGKVSLDDPVTKFIPQLGKWMVIEERDQTHVLLKPPARPVTIRHLLSHTSGLTGSSELQQVAGSDSTPLKARALSSVTGPLQSHPGDKYAYGNQGMNVAARVVEVASGVPYETFLQKRFFDPLGMTETTFWPSDTQVVRLAGAYGPNKQKNGYARGDVGFLTKPLSDRTRRFPEAGGGLFSTTRDIFRYGLMLANDGELDGTRYLSRAAMDELRKEQTGKTKVNYSLGYHLRNGMFGHDGAYGTDLSVDPKTGMVAIFMVQCTSGDQWAARDLFLKTATKVFPK; encoded by the coding sequence ATGAAGGTCGCACTCACGCCCGCGTTCGTTCTTGCGGCGCTGGTTTCGCCCGCGCCCGCCCGCGCCGCCGACGGCGCGCCACCGACCAGCCCCGAGGTCACCGCGGCGCTGCAGCCGTACCTCGACAACTACAAGATCGCGGGGATCATCGGGATCGTCGCCGACAAGACCGGGAAGGTTCATTACAAGAACCTGATGGGGTTCGCGGACGTCGAGGCGAAGAAGGCGATCAGCGAGGACAACGTCTTCTGGATCGCGTCGATGACGAAAATGTTCGCCGGCGCCTCCATCATGATGCTGGTGGACGAGGGCAAGGTCAGCCTGGACGACCCGGTGACCAAGTTCATCCCGCAGCTCGGCAAGTGGATGGTTATCGAAGAACGGGACCAAACTCACGTCTTGCTGAAGCCCCCGGCGCGCCCGGTTACGATCCGGCACCTGCTCAGCCACACCAGTGGATTGACCGGTTCGTCCGAACTCCAGCAGGTCGCGGGTTCGGACAGCACCCCGCTGAAGGCCCGCGCGCTGAGTTCGGTGACCGGGCCGCTCCAGTCACACCCCGGCGACAAATACGCCTACGGCAACCAGGGCATGAACGTCGCCGCGCGCGTCGTCGAAGTGGCCAGCGGCGTGCCCTACGAGACGTTCCTCCAGAAGCGATTCTTCGACCCGTTGGGGATGACGGAGACTACCTTCTGGCCGAGCGATACGCAGGTCGTTCGGCTGGCCGGTGCGTATGGGCCGAACAAGCAGAAGAACGGCTACGCTCGGGGCGACGTCGGCTTCCTGACCAAGCCGCTGAGCGACCGGACGCGCCGGTTCCCCGAGGCCGGGGGCGGCCTGTTCTCCACCACGCGCGACATTTTCCGCTACGGGCTGATGCTGGCCAACGACGGCGAACTGGACGGCACGCGCTACCTGTCGCGCGCGGCGATGGACGAACTGCGCAAGGAACAAACCGGGAAGACCAAGGTCAATTACAGCCTGGGGTACCACCTGCGCAACGGCATGTTCGGCCACGACGGGGCCTACGGCACCGATCTGTCCGTCGATCCCAAGACGGGAATGGTAGCCATTTTCATGGTGCAGTGCACGAGCGGCGATCAGTGGGCGGCCCGCGATTTGTTTCTCAAGACGGCCACGAAAGTCTTCCCCAAATGA